In one window of Clarias gariepinus isolate MV-2021 ecotype Netherlands chromosome 10, CGAR_prim_01v2, whole genome shotgun sequence DNA:
- the cryba1l1 gene encoding crystallin, beta A1, like 1: protein MYRFRRSNMYPMMHTGMGMAPFFKVTVFEQEHFQGKFQEFTSECCNIQKCGFDNIRSIRVESGAWVGYEHHDFQGQQFVLERGEYPHWDSYCGNLAYHVERFMSFRPIYCAAHQSSRMMIYEKENFMGRCTELCDDYPSLQAMGWCGIQIGSMHVQCGAFVCYEFPGYRGKQYIMECEKHSGDYQHWKNWGSHSQTPQIQSIRRVQH from the exons ATGTACCGATTCAGACGATCAAACATGTATCCCATGATGCACACTGGCATGGGCATGGCTCCATTCTTTAAG GTGACCGTGTTCGAGCAGGAGCACTTCCAGGGCAAGTTTCAGGAGTTCACTTCAGAGTGCTGCAACATCCAGAAGTGCGGCTTCGACAACATCCGCTCCATCCGCGTGGAGAGTGGCGC CTGGGTGGGTTATGAACATCATGATTTCCAGGGACAGCAGTTTGTCCTGGAGAGAGGAGAGTACCCTCACTGGGACTCCTACTGCGGAAACCTGGCCTACCATGTCGAGAGATTTATGTCCTTCAGGCCCATCTACTGCGCA GCGCACCAGAGCAGCCGCATGATGATCTATGAAAAGGAGAACTTCATGGGTCGCTGTACGGAGTTGTGTGATGACTACCCTTCACTGCAGGCTATGGGCTGGTGCGGCATCCAAATAGGCTCCATGCATGTCCAGTGTGGCGC ttttgtGTGTTATGAGTTCCCGGGCTACAGAGGTAAGCAGTACATCATGGAGTGTGAGAAGCACAGCGGAGATTACCAGCACTGGAAGAACTGGGGCTCTCACAGTCAGACCCCTCAGATCCAGTCCATCCGTAGGGTCCAGCATTAA
- the crybb1l1 gene encoding beta-crystallin B1 has translation MSSNSDKQTPSETDGKTKKSDMGMGMMAYKMYVFDQENFQGRMIEINAECMNVCAMGMDKVRSLRVECGPFVGWEQMNFCGEMYILEKGDYPRWDSWSNCQRNDYLLSFRPVRMDPEKHKICLYEVGDYKGRKMEIMDDDVPSLYSYGFTDRVGSILVGCGTWVGYQYPGYRGSQYLLEKGDYRHFNEYGARWPQMQSIRRIRDMQWHPHGCYTMASK, from the exons ATGTCTTCCAACAGCGATAAACAGACCCCCTCTGAGACCGACGGCAAGACCAAGAAGTCTGACATGGGCATGGGCATGATGGCATACAAG ATGTACGTGTTTGACCAGGAGAACTTCCAGGGCCGCATGATCGAGATCAACGCCGAGTGCATGAACGTGTGTGCGATGGGCATGGACAAGGTCCGCTCGCTTCGTGTGGAGTGTGGCCC TTTTGTAGGTTGGGAGCAGATGAACTTCTGTGGAGAGATGTACATCCTAGAGAAGGGTGACTACCCGCGATGGGACTCCTGGAGCAACTGCCAGAGGAATGACTACCTGCTGTCTTTTAGACCCGTCAGAATG GACCCTGAGAAACACAAGATCTGCCTGTATGAGGTAGGAGACTACAAGGGTCGTAAGATGGAGATCATGGACGATGACGTGCCCAGTCTGTACTCCTACGGATTCACCGACAGAGTAGGGAGCATCTTGGTCGGCTGTGGAAC CTGGGTGGGCTACCAGTACCCCGGCTACCGTGGCAGCCAGTACCTGCTGGAGAAGGGCGACTATAGACACTTTAATGAGTATGGTGCTCGCTGGCCTCAGATGCAATCAATCAGGCGCATCCGTGACATGCAGTGGCACCCACATGGCTGCTACACCATGGCCAGCAAGTGA
- the cabp2b gene encoding calcium-binding protein 2 isoform X1, translated as MFMLIREGPGGGGSSSGMSSVPERTPKQVQAAIKKTVEKQKKQLENGESFNNTPKSNGGRRQSLSAPHERTGDEDEEDVEAVAETKEQQAKERPDLTPIVDSVFGQDRDLRPEEIEELREAFKEFDRNKGYISCKDLGECMRTMGYMPTEMELIELSQQITGGKIDFEDFVELMGPKMLAETADMIGMKELRDAFKEFDSNGDGQISISELREAMKKLMGEQLNPRDIDDIIRDVDLNGDGQVDFEEFVRMMSR; from the exons ATGTTCATGCTCATTCGAGAAGGACCGGGAGGGGGAGGCAGTAGTAGCGGGATGAGCTCTGTACCGGAGAGAACGCCAAAACAG GTCCAAGCTGCCATTAAGAAGACGGTGGAGAAACAGAAGAAGCAGCTTGAAAATGGCGAGTCTTTCAACAACACACCTAAATCGAATGGAGGACGGAGACAAAGTCTTTCTGCACCACATGAAAGAACAGGagatgaagatgaagaggaTGTAGAGGCAGTTGCTGAGACAAAGGAACAGCAAGCGAAAGAGAGACCTGATCTAACGCCTATTGTGGATTCAGTGTTTGGCCAA GACAGGGATCTCCGTCCAGAAGAGATAGAAG agctgcGGGAGGCTTTTAAAGAGTTTGATAGGAATAAAGGCTACATCAGCTGTAAGGACCTTGGCGAGTGCATGAGGACTATGGGATACATGCCGACCGAGATGGAGCTCATCGAGCTGAGTCAGCAGATCA ccGGAGGCAAAATCGACTTTGAAGACTTTGTGGAACTGATGGGCCCTAAAATGCTTGCAGAAACTGCAGACATGATTGGAATGAAAGAATTAAGGGACGCCTTCAAAGAG TTTGACTCAAACGGCGACGGGCAGATCAGCATTAGTGAACTGAGGGAGGCCATGAAGAAACTGATGGGTGAGCAGCTGAACCCGAGGGACATCGACGATATCATCCGGGACGTGGACCTCAATGGGGATGGGCAAGTGGATTTTGaag aGTTTGTGAGGATGATGTCACGTTGA
- the cabp2b gene encoding calcium-binding protein 2 isoform X2, protein MGNCTNPVKHKITKDRDLRPEEIEELREAFKEFDRNKGYISCKDLGECMRTMGYMPTEMELIELSQQITGGKIDFEDFVELMGPKMLAETADMIGMKELRDAFKEFDSNGDGQISISELREAMKKLMGEQLNPRDIDDIIRDVDLNGDGQVDFEEFVRMMSR, encoded by the exons ATGGGAAACTGCACCAATCCAGtgaaacacaaaataacaaag GACAGGGATCTCCGTCCAGAAGAGATAGAAG agctgcGGGAGGCTTTTAAAGAGTTTGATAGGAATAAAGGCTACATCAGCTGTAAGGACCTTGGCGAGTGCATGAGGACTATGGGATACATGCCGACCGAGATGGAGCTCATCGAGCTGAGTCAGCAGATCA ccGGAGGCAAAATCGACTTTGAAGACTTTGTGGAACTGATGGGCCCTAAAATGCTTGCAGAAACTGCAGACATGATTGGAATGAAAGAATTAAGGGACGCCTTCAAAGAG TTTGACTCAAACGGCGACGGGCAGATCAGCATTAGTGAACTGAGGGAGGCCATGAAGAAACTGATGGGTGAGCAGCTGAACCCGAGGGACATCGACGATATCATCCGGGACGTGGACCTCAATGGGGATGGGCAAGTGGATTTTGaag aGTTTGTGAGGATGATGTCACGTTGA